The Solibacillus sp. FSL R7-0668 genome includes the window CGTTAATGACAAAAGAAACATTAAATGCGCAAGAAATCGAACATTTACGTGATCACGGGACACTTCCAGCTGTGGAAGTTGATGCAGAGCCGGTATCTCTTGAAAAAGAAAAAGAAGCAACACCGACAGTTGAAACTGCTGGCAACGCTTCAATCAATACAGAGGTTACAGGTGAAGCAAAGTCACCAACAGTAGAGGATTTACCAAAAGACACTTCATTAGAGCGCCCACAAGGCATTGATGAAGATCGACCAAAACAATAATGCATGAACGCGCGAGCTCCTTGAATTAATCAAGGGGCTCGTTTTTAATTCTTGCAAAAGCAAATGTGTTGCATTCTAATCATTTTCTTTTATAATTGACTAGTCAACAGTTGATTGGTCTTATATAGAAATCGTACAGAGCTGTTATAAAAGGTGAAGAAGGGAGTTCCTGAAGCGAAAATGGAGCAACTGAAACAAATTATTTTGTTAATGAAGACGATTGATCGGCAAGTTACGAAGCAATTTGAACAACAAACAGACATTAGTATGACGCGCTATGAGCTTTTGTTTACGCTCATCAACAAAGGAACCGTCTCTCAGCAAATTTTAAAGCAAGCCCTGCAAATCGACCAAGCAGCGATTACTCGGCATTTAAAACTGTTAGAAGATGAGCAACTTGTTGAACGCAAGCGTAACGAAAAAAATAATCGTGAAGTACTTGTCAGCATAACGGAGGCAGGACGCAGCCAATTGATGTGCTGTCAAAAAGAGAAAAATCATTATTTGGAACAACTAGCCTCTAATTTTTCACAACAAGAATTAGAGCTATTTAATAATTTTCTTATGCGCCTACAGCATAATAGTGATCAATACGAAAGATAAGAGGAAATATTCATGACATCAACATTCCAAACAGCTAAACAACTTATGTACGCAAGAAAATCTGTCCGTAAATATAAAGAGGGCGTAATGATTCCACAAGAAGTGCTGCACCAACTAATTGAAGATGCGATTTCAGCACCCTCATCGAGCAATATGCAACCTTGGCGCTTTCTCGTGATTCAAGATCAAGATGTAAAAAACGAACTATTGCCCATTGCAAATAACCAGCAACAAGTCGCAACATGTTCGGCATTGATTGCGGTGCTAGGAGATTTAGAAATGTATGAGCGCTCGGAGGAAATTTATCAAGCAAATGTAGATTTAGGTGTGATGCCACAGGAAGTTGCGGATATGATGATTGCCAATTCTCGCAAGCTCTATAGCTCATTACCACAGGATGTATTAAAAAGCATTGTTTCGTTTGATGCAGGGCTTGTCTCGATGCAATTCATGCTGTTAGCTAAAGAAATGGGCTATGATACAGTAACGATGGGTGGCTTTAATAAAGTACAGTTTGCACAATACTTTAATTTACCAGCCAACGAAATTCCACTTGTATTAATCGCTTTAGGTGAAGCAGCAATCCCTGCACACGACACATCACGCATTACAGCAGAAAAAATTACGCGCTTTATTTAACGGAAGTGCATTGGTGACTATAAGAGAAGCGTTCAACTATGATATCATTTTTGCATAGAATACTTTAAAAGTAGGTGACGAATATGATATTAGTAATGGATGCAGGGAATTCCAACATTATTTTAGGGGTTTATGAACAAGATCAGCTTCGTTACCATTGGCGTATGGAGACCGACCCGCGCAAAACAGAAGATGAATATGCCATGCAAATAAAGGCATTTTTTACACATGAGGGTTTAGCATTTGAACAAATGACGGGGATTATTATATCATCAGTAGTGCCCCCAATTATGTTTGCACTAGAAGCGATGTGTCGTA containing:
- a CDS encoding nitroreductase family protein → MTSTFQTAKQLMYARKSVRKYKEGVMIPQEVLHQLIEDAISAPSSSNMQPWRFLVIQDQDVKNELLPIANNQQQVATCSALIAVLGDLEMYERSEEIYQANVDLGVMPQEVADMMIANSRKLYSSLPQDVLKSIVSFDAGLVSMQFMLLAKEMGYDTVTMGGFNKVQFAQYFNLPANEIPLVLIALGEAAIPAHDTSRITAEKITRFI
- a CDS encoding MarR family winged helix-turn-helix transcriptional regulator; this translates as MKKGVPEAKMEQLKQIILLMKTIDRQVTKQFEQQTDISMTRYELLFTLINKGTVSQQILKQALQIDQAAITRHLKLLEDEQLVERKRNEKNNREVLVSITEAGRSQLMCCQKEKNHYLEQLASNFSQQELELFNNFLMRLQHNSDQYER